The Rhododendron vialii isolate Sample 1 chromosome 8a, ASM3025357v1 genome has a window encoding:
- the LOC131298457 gene encoding uncharacterized protein LOC131298457 gives MATQITKRMISLLLALFLVSSTLASSDAPFIVAHKKATLTRLKPGIERVSVSIDIYNHGSATAFDVSLTDDSWTKDTFEIVSGNTSMSWERLDAGALVSHAFELDSKVRTLFYGAPAVITFRVPTKAALQEAYSTPILPLDILADKPAEKKFDLALWLAATKLSQAKRLLAQYGSLVSVISIVTLFIYLLASPSSGNAKGGKKKR, from the exons ATGGCGACCCAGATCACGAAACGCATGATCTCTCTACTGTTAGCTCTGTTCTTGGTCTCGTCGACGCTCGCGAGCTCAGACGCCCCCTTCATCGTCGCCCACAAGAAGGCCACCCTCACCAGGCTCAAACCCGGCATCGAACGCGTCTCCGTCTCCATCGACATCTACAACCACGGATCTGC GACTGCATTTGATGTAAGTCTAACTGATGATAGCTGGACTAAAGATACTTTTGAAATTGTCAGCGGGAACACTTCAATGTCATGGGAAAGGCTTGATGC TGGGGCTCTTGTATCACATGCGTTTGAATTGGACTCCAAAGTGCGGACACTGTTTTATGGTGCACCTGCAGTTATCACATTCCGTGTCCCCACAAAAGCTGCCCTACAG GAGGCTTATTCGACTCCGATTCTACCTTTAGATATTCTTGCGGATAAACCTGCTGAGAAGAAGTTTGATC TGGCATTGTGGCTGGCGGCGACCAAACTTTCTCAGGCTAAG AGGTTGTTGGCGCAGTACGGGTCCTTGGTCTCCGTGATCTCCATAGTGACTTTGTTCATATACCTACTTGCATCACCATCATCTGGTAATGCAAAAGGTGGCAAGAAGAAGCGCTAA
- the LOC131298455 gene encoding uncharacterized protein LOC131298455, with protein sequence MGCGMSRYGMADHLDFHPIRRKLDNLRRSDRLVVTIDDTPSTKLLLRDGEDHAVSNCDNTRKSISSPHEEALKGPALEHKESLKIAEGDNTKKKNGGEEKENEVKAKNEEVVAVERDNKKDNDGEEEESDYDDEEGRLSDYDGSALWIDSPSFREYCTHDCDSDDSSKDDGNSDGEKKEIKIKEDKCNSSPNSNEGAVTKPKRKERKGRRFRKVFPMGKPSAMKNLLHVTSCYNPNAASAARDHKVGKQIEKTV encoded by the exons atGGGTTGCGGCATGTCAAGATACGGCATGGCCGACCATTTAGACTTTCATCCCATCCGAAGGAAACTTGATAATTTGCGTAGAAGTGATCGCCTTGTTGTTACCATAGACGACACCCCTTCTACCAAACTACTTCTAAGGGATGGTGAAGATCATGCAGTTTCGAATTGCGATAATACCCGCAAAAGCATTTCTTCACCTCACGAAGAAGCCCTAAAGGGACCAGCATTGGAGCACAAAGAAAGCTTGAAGATTGCAGAAGGAgacaacacaaaaaagaaaaacggtgGGGAGGAGAAAGAAAACGAGGTTAAAGCTAAAAACGAGGAGGTTGTGGCCGTGGAGAGGGATAACAAGAAGGACAAcgatggagaagaagaagaaagcgaTTATGATGATGAAGAAGGAAGACTTTCTGATTATGATGGTTCTGCATTGTGGATCGACTCTCCGAGTTTTAGAGAGTATTGCACCCACGATTGCGATTCAGATGATAGCTCCAAGGACGATG GTAACAGTGATGGAGAAAAGAAGGAAATCAAGATAAAAGAGGACAAGTGCAATTCATCTCCAAACTCAAACGAG GGGGCAGTGaccaaacccaaaagaaaagaaaggaaagggagAAGATTCAGAAAGGTGTTTCCAATGGGGAAGCCATCTGCTATGAAGAATCTACTGCATGTCACATCTTGCTATAACCCAAATGCTGCTTCTGCGGCTCGCGATCACAAGGTCGGGAAACAAATTGAGAAAACTGTTTGA